The Candidatus Methanoperedens sp. DNA window ATCAACTACGGGACATCGTCGGTTCCCTATAATGTTATAATACCAGAGCCATGCTTCCGGGTTTATGGGTTCTCCTACCGTTCCAAGAAGCCTGAGGCTTGAAAGGTCTCTTCCTTTTGGCCAGTTATCTCCGCATTTTTCCATTGCCCTGACAGCGGTGGGGGCGGTGTAGAAAATCGTAACCTTATATTTTTCAACGAGTTCCCAGAACCTGTCGGGTTTCGGATAATCCGGCACCCCTTCGAACATAAGCTCGGTCGCCCCCGCTGCCAGCGGTGCATATACCGTGTAGCTGTGACCTGTTATCCATCCGCAGTCTGCGGTGCACCAGTATATATCCCCGTCGCGGTAATCGAATATCCACCTGAAGGTCAGCAATACATATAGCAGGTATCCACCTGTGGTATGCAGCACACCTTTTGGCTTGCCCGTACTGCCGCTTGTGTACAGGATGAATAGCGGGTCCTCCGCATCCATCGCTTCAGGTTCGCATTCATGAGAGACGGAAGACATCTCTTCATGCCACCAGAAATCTCGCCCTTTTTGCATATTTACGCTGGAAGCGGTGCGATTATAAACAATCACCGTTTCCACGCTACTATCAAGCGCCCGGTCAACATTCTCTTTAAGGGGCACTGTCTTACCTCCCCGCAAGCCCACGTTTGCCGTGATAACCATCTTACATGAGCTGTCACGAATGCGGTCGCGCAGTGAATCGGCGCTGAAACCCGCGAATACCACGTTGTGAATGGCGCCGATTCTTGCACATGCAAGCATCGAAATCACAAGCTGCGGTATCATCGGCAAATAAACTGCCACCCTATCGCCCCTCTTGATGCCCTTTTTCCTCAGGACGTTTGCGAATTTACATACTTCTTTATGCAATTGTGCGTAGGTATAACTCTCGGTGTCGCCGTTATCGCCTTCCCAGAATATGGCTATTCTATTCCCGCGTGAAGAAAGATGCCTGTCAAGGCAGTTGTACGATGCATTCAATTTTCCCCCTTCAAACCACCTGCATATTACGTTTTCAGGCTCCCATGAATAAACACTGTCCCATTTTTTAAACCAGACAAGGTCTTCCGCTTTCTGCGCCCAGAAAGAAGCAGGGTCTTTAATGGATTCTTCATAAATTTTTTTATATTCTTCAAAACTTTTTATATATGCTTTTTTGCTAAATTCCGGTGCAGGGTTAAATATACGTTTTTCCTTAAGTAGGGATTCAATAGTATATTCGGCCATATTGCTTTACCTGCCTTAGCTTAATTCATTGTCGCCATTAAATAGGTTGTCCATCGGTGGTTCTGTCAAGTCTTCGGTTGCTATTATTATATAATTTATTAAATCAGTATTGGTTGATATAGGAAAAACGGCGCCGCACTTTTAGCTGACGAAGACTTGACAGTACATTTTATTCCAATAATCTATATATATAGACTATCAGTAGAGTAAAGATAATATGGAAGCACGTAAAGTTTACGTAAGCGGCGGTTCGACCTATGTAATTTCACTGCCCAAAAAATGGGTTAAGAAGACTAACCTGAAGCCGGGAGATTCGGTTGTGGTTACGGAACATGGCAGTTCATTGCTGATCGAGACCAGTGTAATTGAAAAAGAGTCACGAACGAAAGAAATTAAAATCTCACAAATAACATCAAGCGAAGCCCTTGAACGGATATTAATCGCTTTTTATCTGGTGGGTTATGATACAATCAAGATAAAGCTGGACAGGAAGGATCATCTTGCATACAGAGAGAGTATTCGGAATATTCTGGACTATATGATAGGTGTGGAAATAGTCGAGGATACCAACGAAGCAATGACGCTTGAAATAATGCTTGACTACAAACGTATGAGTACAATGCAGATACTCCAGCGAATGTTCTCCATAGACAGGTCGATGCTTCTTGATCTTGGCAAGGCTTTAAAAAACATGGATATCGGGCTGGCAAAAGATATAATAGTAAGAGAGAAAGAAATCGACAGGCTCTATTTTTTGGTTGTAAGGCAACTTAAGAGTGCTGTAGAATACCAGCAGATAGCGGAAAAACTTGGGATAGAATCTCAAAGGGATTGCCTCGGGTACAGGATAGTGGTAAAAGTTCTTGAAAGAATTGCTGACCACATAGAAAACATAGCAAAAAGTTACATCAAGTTATTTGAGGTTCAAAAAGAAACGCAACTGAATGATTTTATAGATCTTAACAATAATGTAATTGCGACTTTCGAAAAAGCAGTTCAGGCATTATTTACAAGAAATGATGAAATGGCTGAGACAGTTTTTCATGAACTGAAAAAGGTTGAAAAATCTCAATCCGATATTTCAAAAGGATTATTCAAGATAGAAGATATTCAAGCAGCTATTTTAGTGAAAACGATGCTTGACAGCATGGGGAGAATAGCGAGCTACAGCGGGGATATCGCAGAGGTAGCTATCAATATGTCAACAGAAGTATCTTGATTTTTGGTGATTAAAAAAAAAGAAAATCCGGCAAGATTCATGCCGGACTTATGCCTTTAGTACATGTTTGTACTGTGTTACATTATCTGGTCGATTATTGAACCTTTGTTCCTGCCCGCAGGGACTCTGATTCTCTCCTCAAAAGCAGGAGAGCTTGCCGAGATTGCTTCGCTCTTCGGTCCCAT harbors:
- the acs gene encoding acetate--CoA ligase, translating into MAEYTIESLLKEKRIFNPAPEFSKKAYIKSFEEYKKIYEESIKDPASFWAQKAEDLVWFKKWDSVYSWEPENVICRWFEGGKLNASYNCLDRHLSSRGNRIAIFWEGDNGDTESYTYAQLHKEVCKFANVLRKKGIKRGDRVAVYLPMIPQLVISMLACARIGAIHNVVFAGFSADSLRDRIRDSSCKMVITANVGLRGGKTVPLKENVDRALDSSVETVIVYNRTASSVNMQKGRDFWWHEEMSSVSHECEPEAMDAEDPLFILYTSGSTGKPKGVLHTTGGYLLYVLLTFRWIFDYRDGDIYWCTADCGWITGHSYTVYAPLAAGATELMFEGVPDYPKPDRFWELVEKYKVTIFYTAPTAVRAMEKCGDNWPKGRDLSSLRLLGTVGEPINPEAWLWYYNIIGNRRCPVVDTWWQTETGGILITPLPGATPLKPGSATFPFPGIEPVVLRADGKEADVNEGGQLVIKKPWPGMMRTVYGDHKRFKEKYFTTFPGLYQTEDGARKDEDGYYWIMGRLDDIIKVSGHRLGTAEIESSLVSHNAVAEAAVVGYPHEVKGEAIYAFVTLKEGKVKSNELKSGLIAHVRNSIGPIAKPEKLQFADALPKTRSGKIMRRILRKIASGAIHDLGDITTLADPSVVDALVKERE
- a CDS encoding AbrB/MazE/SpoVT family DNA-binding domain-containing protein, giving the protein MEARKVYVSGGSTYVISLPKKWVKKTNLKPGDSVVVTEHGSSLLIETSVIEKESRTKEIKISQITSSEALERILIAFYLVGYDTIKIKLDRKDHLAYRESIRNILDYMIGVEIVEDTNEAMTLEIMLDYKRMSTMQILQRMFSIDRSMLLDLGKALKNMDIGLAKDIIVREKEIDRLYFLVVRQLKSAVEYQQIAEKLGIESQRDCLGYRIVVKVLERIADHIENIAKSYIKLFEVQKETQLNDFIDLNNNVIATFEKAVQALFTRNDEMAETVFHELKKVEKSQSDISKGLFKIEDIQAAILVKTMLDSMGRIASYSGDIAEVAINMSTEVS